A stretch of the Dichotomicrobium thermohalophilum genome encodes the following:
- a CDS encoding GlsB/YeaQ/YmgE family stress response membrane protein: MPVTLEALIVLVLVGLVAGFLAGLVVKGGGFGFVGNVILGIIGAFVGNYVFGFLGISLAPGLIGTIITAAIGAIIVLFVIGLFRR; this comes from the coding sequence ATGCCCGTTACGCTGGAAGCGCTGATCGTCCTTGTGCTGGTCGGCCTGGTCGCCGGTTTTCTCGCCGGCCTGGTCGTCAAGGGCGGCGGCTTCGGTTTCGTCGGTAATGTCATTCTCGGCATTATCGGCGCGTTTGTTGGAAATTACGTTTTTGGATTCCTTGGCATTTCGCTCGCGCCCGGCCTGATCGGGACGATCATCACCGCCGCCATCGGCGCGATCATCGTGCTGTTCGTGATCGGACTGTTCCGAAGATAG